A window of Methanolobus sediminis contains these coding sequences:
- a CDS encoding MarR family winged helix-turn-helix transcriptional regulator, whose translation MKQSERIGAKIAYIFSHNHHYIENALESYNLKGPMFAFLLTLSHKDGCSQESLARYLMFSKATATRVITALEKEGYVYREKDKNDRRIYRVFISEKGREVVPAINAALQEWNSILLSDFSDEEERIFRKLLDKTKNTLEEFDRNSSN comes from the coding sequence ATGAAGCAGTCTGAAAGAATCGGTGCAAAGATCGCATACATCTTTTCGCACAATCACCATTACATCGAGAATGCGCTTGAATCGTATAACCTGAAAGGTCCGATGTTTGCATTCCTGCTGACGCTCTCTCATAAAGACGGTTGTTCTCAGGAAAGTCTGGCACGCTATCTTATGTTTAGCAAAGCCACGGCAACCAGAGTCATTACGGCACTTGAAAAAGAAGGCTATGTCTATCGTGAAAAGGACAAGAATGACAGGCGTATATATCGGGTTTTCATATCTGAGAAAGGCAGGGAAGTCGTTCCGGCGATAAACGCTGCTCTTCAGGAATGGAATAGCATTTTGCTTTCAGACTTCTCTGATGAAGAGGAGCGTATTTTCAGAAAGCTCCTTGATAAAACAAAAAATACTCTTGAGGAATTTGACAGAAATTCCTCTAATTGA
- a CDS encoding Rieske (2Fe-2S) protein produces the protein MASWMIAATENDVKEGKMKPVEAGDTKLLLIRIDGEIFAIENRCPHMNCPLQGGILVDHSIKCPCHSWSFDLRTGAYVASDKIKVNVYETQLKDGNISVLVR, from the coding sequence ATGGCTTCATGGATGATAGCTGCAACTGAGAATGACGTGAAAGAAGGCAAAATGAAACCTGTGGAAGCAGGAGATACAAAGCTTCTCCTGATTCGTATTGACGGGGAAATATTTGCCATTGAGAATCGTTGTCCCCACATGAATTGTCCTCTTCAGGGAGGCATCCTTGTGGATCATTCTATTAAATGTCCCTGTCACAGCTGGAGTTTTGATCTGCGTACAGGAGCATATGTAGCATCAGACAAAATTAAGGTAAATGTATATGAAACACAGCTTAAGGACGGGAATATATCTGTTCTTGTGCGATAG
- a CDS encoding COG1361 S-layer family protein yields the protein MLVLLLPITNAAAASLDAGASGVNVDLLTQSPYPARPGETVEITLSLQNEGNNDLSDVVVSLDAEYPFSQVSGESLSKTVSYMEARQDEDDATYLKFKLKVDSDVSDGTYDIDVVVKDSESDSSSVTTLEIEVQGKEYAQIVTISDSSIDVATVEPLEFVITNTGSSPLQNMAVSWEESTGTILPVYSSNTKYINSLDVGESATVVYSVMADVDADPGLYQLDITLEFEDYESDATVIETKAGLFVGGTTDFDLSYSESDAGEVSLSLANVGNNEAYSVKVSIPEQDNFQATGSTSTIVGNLEKGDYTITSFSITQTSSMPSSSGNSTAMAAPGEMSQEDMASMEEEITAKNQLLVNIEYTDSAGQRQIVEKAVQIEELTGGTTATGMGSGPGSQSSSSNSYLLYGAVALVVVVVGLNYRKKKMMKEGNYVPLNVELRNLKAKILKKE from the coding sequence ATGTTAGTATTGTTGTTGCCAATAACTAATGCAGCAGCAGCTAGCCTGGATGCAGGCGCATCAGGGGTGAACGTGGATCTTTTAACCCAGAGTCCTTATCCTGCCAGGCCAGGCGAGACCGTAGAGATAACACTTAGTTTACAAAATGAGGGAAACAATGATCTTTCTGATGTCGTTGTATCTTTAGATGCCGAGTACCCGTTCAGTCAGGTATCCGGTGAATCATTGTCCAAGACAGTATCCTACATGGAAGCTCGTCAGGACGAAGATGATGCAACTTATCTAAAATTCAAGCTTAAGGTTGATTCCGATGTCTCAGACGGGACCTATGATATAGATGTGGTAGTGAAAGACAGTGAATCTGATTCCAGCTCAGTAACAACTCTTGAGATAGAGGTACAGGGAAAGGAATACGCTCAGATCGTTACTATAAGTGACTCAAGCATCGATGTTGCAACAGTAGAACCTCTTGAGTTTGTCATAACCAATACAGGTTCATCACCATTACAGAATATGGCGGTTTCATGGGAAGAATCAACCGGCACAATCTTGCCTGTATATTCCTCTAATACCAAGTACATAAATTCCCTGGATGTCGGTGAATCTGCTACAGTGGTATACTCTGTGATGGCCGATGTAGATGCAGATCCCGGATTGTACCAGCTTGATATCACACTTGAGTTTGAGGATTATGAATCCGATGCGACTGTGATAGAAACTAAGGCAGGCCTTTTCGTAGGAGGAACCACTGACTTTGATCTGAGTTATTCTGAAAGTGACGCAGGAGAAGTTTCCCTATCCCTTGCAAATGTGGGCAACAATGAAGCTTACTCTGTAAAGGTATCAATACCGGAACAGGATAATTTCCAGGCTACAGGCAGTACATCAACAATTGTTGGTAACCTTGAGAAAGGTGACTATACCATCACATCATTCTCAATAACCCAGACAAGCTCAATGCCATCTTCATCAGGAAATAGCACAGCAATGGCTGCACCTGGTGAGATGTCCCAGGAAGACATGGCATCTATGGAGGAGGAAATTACAGCAAAGAATCAGCTTCTTGTCAACATCGAATACACAGACTCTGCAGGTCAGAGACAGATTGTGGAAAAGGCAGTTCAGATCGAGGAATTGACCGGTGGCACAACGGCAACTGGTATGGGCAGCGGACCAGGATCCCAGAGCTCATCTTCTAACAGTTACCTGTTGTATGGTGCTGTTGCACTGGTAGTAGTAGTTGTAGGACTTAATTACAGAAAGAAGAAGATGATGAAAGAAGGCAACTATGTTCCACTCAACGTAGAGCTAAGAAATCTCAAGGCTAAGATACTGAAGAAGGAATAA
- a CDS encoding Rieske (2Fe-2S) protein, with the protein MPEKSWFFAMKDDDLKEGSMEFARVKGTPVLLIRKNDTVYSLFGKCKHMGCRLSKGTFSEEYVLKCACHGWEYDIRSGKYLGDEDESLSVFENKVEDGNILVLL; encoded by the coding sequence ATGCCGGAAAAATCATGGTTCTTTGCTATGAAAGACGATGACCTTAAAGAAGGCAGTATGGAGTTTGCAAGGGTAAAAGGGACACCTGTACTTCTTATCAGGAAGAATGATACTGTATATTCCCTTTTCGGGAAATGTAAACATATGGGCTGTCGTTTATCAAAAGGTACTTTCAGTGAAGAATATGTGCTCAAATGTGCGTGCCATGGTTGGGAATACGACATAAGGTCCGGTAAGTATCTCGGAGATGAGGACGAATCACTTTCAGTCTTTGAGAACAAAGTCGAAGACGGAAATATACTTGTCCTTCTTTAG
- a CDS encoding transglutaminase domain-containing protein, which produces MKKLILSTFVALILMFSAYSVAAENDDATLSLSSVSIEDGVSGRMQAKAQQIYVTSQQFFNSNMAQRLGFSQGQMQSSQNVQTPQAPQKNMQNQDLQNMQNMRQQGQQGEMNSAPSNMPAQNVPMQQPVPRIQQEMTDREQLRDFLQENTFSVTDVSEFQEYVTPYADAVQDYLDDEDLDDEDEIYEAAVEWIWVSDMTLNGQQEEWLTPTEFLEDTPDYDSNPVPGEIVSDCEDQANTLASLLIGSGEYDESEVRVAIGLVNFDGSTGGHAWIEVYEDGEWFPVDATVGPYYDDDEKEVIYPDDYEDIDFDYFQDEEYSVIEIWYYYNNEYFIDVTSGTGDAPDNWDDAPSSYN; this is translated from the coding sequence ATGAAGAAACTGATATTGTCTACATTTGTGGCACTTATACTTATGTTCTCTGCCTATTCTGTGGCTGCTGAAAATGACGATGCGACTCTGTCTCTTTCTTCTGTTTCCATAGAGGATGGTGTTTCAGGTCGCATGCAGGCAAAAGCCCAGCAGATATATGTGACCAGCCAGCAGTTCTTTAATTCCAATATGGCTCAGAGATTAGGCTTTAGTCAGGGTCAGATGCAGAGTTCTCAAAACGTGCAAACACCACAAGCCCCACAGAAAAACATGCAGAATCAGGACTTGCAGAATATGCAGAACATGAGACAACAGGGTCAGCAGGGAGAAATGAATTCTGCTCCTTCTAACATGCCTGCTCAGAATGTTCCTATGCAGCAGCCTGTTCCAAGAATACAGCAGGAAATGACTGACAGGGAACAACTCAGGGATTTCCTGCAGGAGAATACGTTCTCGGTGACAGATGTCTCTGAATTCCAGGAATATGTGACTCCTTATGCAGATGCGGTTCAGGATTATCTTGATGATGAAGACCTCGATGATGAGGATGAGATATATGAGGCTGCAGTTGAGTGGATATGGGTATCTGACATGACCCTGAATGGTCAGCAGGAAGAATGGTTGACTCCAACAGAGTTCCTTGAAGATACTCCTGATTATGATTCAAACCCTGTTCCCGGTGAGATTGTTAGTGACTGTGAAGATCAGGCTAACACTCTGGCATCATTGCTTATAGGCTCCGGCGAGTATGACGAGAGCGAAGTAAGGGTTGCCATAGGTCTTGTGAACTTTGATGGCAGTACCGGCGGACACGCATGGATAGAGGTCTACGAGGACGGAGAATGGTTCCCTGTGGATGCTACAGTAGGCCCATACTATGACGACGATGAGAAAGAAGTGATCTACCCTGATGACTATGAGGATATAGACTTCGATTACTTCCAGGATGAAGAATACTCTGTCATAGAAATATGGTACTATTACAACAATGAATATTTCATAGACGTAACTTCAGGTACCGGGGATGCTCCTGATAACTGGGACGATGCACCGTCCAGTTATAACTGA
- a CDS encoding MATE family efflux transporter yields the protein MNEKSEFLGTEKINKLLWQLATPAIIGLLVQAFYNLVDTFFVGRALGEQSVLGIAGVAVAFPLQMLMMAISIGIGVGGSSVISRLLGSRDVNKAERTLGNVFSYTLILSIIFQILFFFNVDTILNLFGATADNLVYAKEYAVVILQGTLAFTFGFVLNNLVRAEGNSKVAMNNMVFSGVLNIFLDAILMFGFGMGVKGAALATVLAQLAGTIYLLYYYMSGKSPLKLELANFTPKFDLIKDITTIGFGSFVMGASNSFMMLVLNNVLAVYGGDLSIAVFGVAIKLLMLILMPIIGISHGLQPIVGYNYGAENYDRVNESVKKSLMITTLFGLAGFILLSLFPGTFFSMFSTDADLISSGASALRIMVLASPLIGLNVIGTTFFQSLGRARPSFFLSMCRQILFLIPLVILLPYYFDLSGVWMAFPISDFMAAMISMFLVWREYRYFQDRSSSNA from the coding sequence ATGAATGAAAAAAGTGAGTTTTTAGGTACCGAGAAGATCAATAAACTTCTGTGGCAACTGGCCACACCGGCAATAATCGGGCTTCTTGTCCAGGCATTCTACAACCTTGTAGATACCTTCTTTGTAGGAAGAGCACTTGGTGAGCAGAGCGTACTCGGTATTGCAGGAGTTGCTGTTGCTTTTCCACTTCAGATGCTAATGATGGCTATCTCCATAGGCATAGGTGTTGGTGGTTCCTCGGTAATTTCACGTCTGCTGGGCTCCAGAGATGTCAACAAAGCTGAAAGAACTCTTGGAAATGTTTTTTCCTACACATTGATACTCAGTATAATTTTCCAGATTTTGTTCTTCTTCAATGTAGATACGATACTGAACCTCTTCGGTGCAACTGCTGATAACCTTGTCTACGCAAAGGAATATGCTGTTGTCATATTGCAGGGAACTCTGGCATTCACATTTGGTTTCGTACTTAACAATCTTGTAAGGGCAGAAGGCAATTCCAAAGTTGCCATGAACAACATGGTCTTTTCAGGTGTACTGAACATTTTCCTTGATGCAATACTTATGTTCGGATTTGGAATGGGTGTTAAGGGTGCAGCTCTTGCAACTGTTCTTGCACAACTGGCAGGTACTATCTATCTGTTATATTACTACATGAGTGGCAAAAGCCCTCTTAAGCTTGAACTGGCAAATTTCACACCGAAATTCGACCTGATAAAAGATATAACAACTATTGGTTTCGGTTCATTTGTCATGGGAGCATCAAACAGTTTCATGATGCTTGTCCTGAACAATGTGCTTGCTGTCTATGGTGGAGACCTTTCAATAGCTGTATTTGGTGTAGCCATCAAATTGTTAATGCTGATACTAATGCCAATTATAGGTATATCACATGGTTTGCAGCCAATTGTCGGGTACAATTACGGAGCAGAGAATTATGACAGGGTCAATGAATCTGTTAAGAAATCATTGATGATCACCACCCTCTTCGGACTGGCAGGTTTTATTTTGCTGTCTCTGTTTCCGGGAACGTTCTTCAGCATGTTCAGCACAGATGCTGACCTTATCAGCAGCGGAGCATCAGCTCTGAGAATAATGGTACTGGCAAGTCCTTTGATAGGTCTGAATGTGATAGGAACAACGTTCTTCCAGTCACTTGGCAGAGCAAGACCATCATTCTTCCTGTCAATGTGTCGTCAGATATTGTTCCTCATACCTCTGGTGATACTTCTTCCATATTACTTCGATCTTTCAGGAGTGTGGATGGCATTTCCAATATCTGATTTTATGGCTGCCATGATAAGTATGTTCCTTGTCTGGAGGGAATATCGTTATTTCCAGGATAGAAGTAGTAGCAATGCATAA
- a CDS encoding ABC transporter permease: MRRSTYIKLATNILVHSKIRSWLTIIGIVIGVGSVVTIMALSDSMAADMEDRFADMDLTLIQITPGYSHASMGGPGGGGPPGSGGSSSSSSSTDDDPELTKKDIQALKAVENIDYAYGQISGSGLEVYFMGQTADLSVTGVDPQVWQYTVTYELESGRLLDASDNNVVVIGYGIAHDMFDDEVGLNRVLTIEGKSYRVVGILAEDESDNAIIMPIDAAVEIIEDAEDDVYDTIVVKASDTDYVETVVADIEERLMLSRGIMDEDDRDFSVSDSLSQAESASEMMSSMTIFLGAIAGVSLLVGSVGIANTMLTSVMEKTKEIGTMKAIGAKNRDILMIFLFNSALVGFVGGVLGILLSLVLTMLMPYLGISMMRSSMGMTVAPYLMVLGISIAVLIGVVSGIIPAYNASKMKPVDALRYE, encoded by the coding sequence ATGAGGCGAAGCACCTATATCAAGCTTGCTACTAACATCCTGGTTCACAGCAAGATAAGAAGCTGGCTCACTATAATAGGTATCGTCATCGGTGTAGGATCAGTTGTCACCATTATGGCACTGAGCGATAGTATGGCTGCAGATATGGAAGACAGGTTTGCTGATATGGATCTGACATTGATCCAGATCACTCCTGGTTATTCTCATGCATCAATGGGAGGGCCAGGAGGAGGAGGTCCACCGGGTTCAGGTGGATCGTCAAGTTCTTCTTCCTCTACTGACGATGACCCGGAGTTGACCAAAAAGGATATACAGGCCCTCAAAGCGGTTGAGAACATAGATTACGCCTATGGGCAGATATCCGGCAGTGGTCTGGAAGTTTACTTCATGGGTCAGACCGCCGATCTTTCGGTGACAGGAGTCGATCCACAGGTCTGGCAGTACACAGTGACCTATGAGCTGGAATCCGGCAGATTGCTGGATGCCTCTGACAATAATGTCGTGGTCATAGGTTATGGTATAGCTCATGATATGTTCGACGATGAAGTAGGCCTGAACCGTGTGTTAACAATCGAAGGCAAATCTTACAGGGTTGTAGGCATACTGGCAGAAGACGAAAGTGACAATGCGATCATCATGCCGATAGATGCAGCAGTTGAGATCATAGAAGACGCAGAAGATGATGTTTACGATACTATTGTCGTAAAGGCTTCAGATACTGATTACGTTGAAACTGTTGTTGCAGATATCGAAGAACGTCTAATGTTATCAAGGGGTATCATGGACGAAGATGACAGGGACTTCTCTGTTTCAGATTCACTTTCACAGGCAGAATCTGCCAGTGAGATGATGTCATCCATGACAATATTCCTGGGAGCCATAGCAGGTGTTTCACTTCTTGTGGGTTCCGTGGGTATTGCGAACACGATGCTAACGTCCGTAATGGAAAAGACCAAGGAAATAGGAACTATGAAGGCTATAGGTGCTAAGAACAGAGATATTCTTATGATATTCCTGTTCAACTCCGCACTTGTAGGCTTTGTAGGAGGTGTGCTGGGCATATTGCTAAGTCTTGTGCTGACAATGCTGATGCCGTACCTTGGAATATCCATGATGCGTTCATCCATGGGTATGACCGTTGCTCCATATCTGATGGTACTGGGTATCTCCATTGCGGTGCTCATTGGAGTGGTATCCGGTATCATCCCGGCATACAATGCTTCAAAGATGAAGCCGGTCGATGCACTGAGATACGAATGA